The following coding sequences lie in one Arachis ipaensis cultivar K30076 chromosome B03, Araip1.1, whole genome shotgun sequence genomic window:
- the LOC110269465 gene encoding replication protein A 70 kDa DNA-binding subunit C-like: MHSGDTIQCTVKDIFVPIFEGLLAEGNVYVVTNFGVALNTIKFKPTRHEFRIHFKRDTIVRPVQDSSFPLNGFNFVPFKTIQSESREDGYLVDVIGQLASKGNLVEFTRDGKPSSYITIELDDLEGGQKLRVTLWQSFAFDLLKYLEEHPCLTYVVILQMGVMGVFNTNYNSKLFINVEFPAARDFFARVNKLDPVDGQGIMSLVCDQPVSVEEDFLRLSVYKTIAEIKEHNQDAVSVTAGTIKEVEIEFGWWYKGCKKCRRGLREIEKRYFCPNCIRDYEFYEPSVLFLDCIFSGE, encoded by the exons ATGCATTCAGGGGATACAATTCAATGCACTGTAAAAGACATATTTGTTCCTATCTTCGAGGGCTTACTCGCTGAGGGCAATGTGTACGTGGTCACTAATTTTGGAGTTGCTTTGAATACCATCAAGTTCAAGCCTACTAGACATGAATTTAGAATCCACTTCAAGAGGGACACGATTGTGCGTCCAGTACAAGATTCTTCGTTTCCATTGAACGGATTCAATTTTGTTCCGTTCAAAACAATTCAATCAGAGTCTAGAGAAGATGGTTATTTAGTTG ATGTGATAGGTCAGCTTGCCTCTAAGGGTAACTTGGTCGAATTCACCCGGGACGGGAAGCCGTCAAGTTATATCACCATAGAACTTGATGATCTTGA GGGTGGACAGAAATTAAGGGTAACATTGTGGCAGTCTTTTGCTTTTGATTTGCTCAAATATCTGGAGGAACACCCGTGTCTTACCTATGTGGTTATTCTCCAAATGG GGGTGATGGGTGTTTTCAACACAAACTACAATTCGAAACTGTTTATCAATGTTGAGTTTCCAGCTGCCAGGGATTTCTTTGCGAG GGTGAACAAATTAGATCCTGTTGATGGACAAGGCATAATGTCGCTGGTCTGTGATCAACCTGTTTCAGTTGAAGAAGATTTTTTGCGTCTGTCAGTCTACAAAACAATTGCCGAGATAAAGGAGCATAATCAG GATGCTGTATCTGTTACAGCAGGGACGATTAAAGAAGTTGAGATCGAGTTTGGTTGGTGGTACAAAGGATGTAAGAAGTGTCGTCGTGGCTTAAGGGAAATTGAGAAAAGATATTTCTGTCCCAATTGCATTAGAGACTACGAGTTCTATGAGCCAAG TGTGTTGTTCTTGGATTGTATATTTTCTGGTGAATAA